TCGCGCCGAACCTGGCGCGGACGTAGTCGCCGCGCGTGATCGGGCGGGAGAAGTACAGCGGCACGGTGTTGTACCGCAGGTCACGGGACATCAGCACAGGTGCCTGGGCGGCCACGAACAGCTCGACCACCAGGCCGAAGGCGCTCAGATAGTCGGGATAGTCGAGCGGGAGCTCGTCGGCGTGCTGGGCCACCGCGAAGGCGACGACCACCACGGCGGGCAGCACGAGCACCGCCAGCACCAGCATCGGCAGCACCTTGGAGCGGCCGGAGCGGCCGAGCCCGAAGGCGGCGCGCAGCCCCTGGACGAAGAGCGAGCGGGTCGCGTGGGCACGGCCCAGCCGGGGGCCGGTGTAGCCCCGGTAGCCGATGTCGTGGATGACGCCGGCGTCGGGCGTCCTGCTCTCAGGAGGCAGCGACATCTGCGGTACCTCCCTCGGGGGCGGCCGGGCCCGGCACCGCGTGCGGCCGCGCGGCCTGCGGCCCGACGGACGGCGGTTCGGTGGCCTGCGGTTCGGTGGCCTGCGGCTCGGTGGCCTGCGGCTCGGTGAACTGCGGCTCGGTGAACTGCGGCTCGGTGTCGGCCGCGAAGATCTCGGCGACCCGGTGCCGGCGCTGCTCCAGCCGCACCAGCCCGAGTCCGAGGTCCGCGACCGTGTCGCGGACGGTGTCGTACGTGCCGTCGTCCTGGATGCCGACCAGCAGCAGCCGGGTTCCCTCGGCCCCCACGGTCAGCCCGGCGGCGGTGAGCCGCTCGCGCACGGCGGCGCCGGTGTCGAGCGAGGAGTCGTCCGGATGGTCCGTCACCTCGACCGCGAGGAGCTGGGTGGCCTCGGTGAAGGAGGCGGTGGAGGAGGAGCGCAGCAGCCGGCCGCCGTCGATCACCACCAGGTGGTCGCAGGTCCGCTCCAGCTCGCCCAGCAGGTGGGTGGTGACCAGCACGGAGATGCCGAAGTCGGAGTGGACGCGGCGGATCAGGCCGAGCATCTCGTCCCGGCCGACCGGATCCAGGCCGTTGGTCGGCTCGTCCAGCAGCACCAGGTCGGGGTCGTGGACCAGGGCCTGGGCGAGCTTGACCCGCTGTTTCATGCCCGTGGAGTAGCCGCCCATCGGACGGTAGCGCTCCTCGTACAGGCCCACGTGGCGCAGCGTGTCGGCGGTCCGTTCACGGGCCGCGGCGGCCGGCAGACCGGCCATCCGGGCCATGTGCACCACGAACTCGGTCGCCGAGACGTCCGGTGGGAGGCAGTCGTGCTCGGGCATGTAGCCGACCCGCTCGCGGATCGCCGAGCCCTCGGTCGCGATGTCGAGGCCGAGGACCTGGCCGGTGCCGGAGGTGGCCGGAGCCAGCCCGAGCAGGATCTTGATGAGTGTGGACTTGCCTGCGCCGTTCGCCCCGACCAGGCCGACCACCCCGGGCCGCACCTCTACGGTGAGCCGGTCGAGGGCGGTGACCCGGGAGAACCTCTTGGTGAGGCCGTCCGTCTTGATGACAGTGGACACGCGTCACAACGTAGCCCTCGGCGGCCCCGCAGGCCATGAGCTGGAATGACGAACCGGGGATGCTCCTGCGGGATGACTGCGGCTCACCGTCCCCTAGGGGACGGGCTCCCGGGTGCCCGCCCGCCCGGACGGGGCTGCGGGCGCCGCCCGGGCGGGGTGTGCGGCCACCGGTGCGGCCGCACACCCCGGCGGGGTCAGGCCAGCAGGTCGGACTGGAGGGTGACGACCTGACGGAAGGCCTGGACCGGGACGTTCGTCGGGTTGGTCATCACGACGACGCCCACCACGTCGCCCGCGAGCAGGAACCCGACCCGGGTGGTGGCGGGCCCGCCGGGCAGGTCGCCGCGGTTCGAGCGGAGCAGGGCCGCCACCCCGACCACGGAGGGGATGTCCTTGCCCGAGTCGGCCCGGAGCGAGACGCCCTTCGGCCCGCCGCTGGTCCAGAGGTACCTGGAGAGGCCCGAGGCCTCCTCCTGGGAACCGAAGCGCAGCAGCCTGATCTGCGTCCTGGTGCCGTCCTCGGCCGTCCACTGCCGGACGGTCGCCGCCCGGCAGGCGTTCTCCAGCAGCAGGGCCGTGGTCTTCGCCGGATCCTGCTGCTCGGCCACCAGCTGGTCGCAGGTGACCCAGTCGGCCGAGGCCCCACCGGCGGCCGCGGACGCCGTACCGGACGGCGACGCGCCGGCAGCCGCTGCGGGGGCGGACGCCGAGGCCGAGGCGGCGGACGAGGCGGCGGCCGACGTGGCCGCTGCGGCCGCCGGCGCGAGTGAGCCACCGGCCTCCTTCGGCGCCGGCAGCAGCAGGTACCGCAGGTCGGCGTAGTGCCGCCCGCCGCCGTCCGGAGCGGACGGCGCGGGCCGGCCGGACGGCAGCGGCGGCAGGGCGAGCGCCGGAAAGCTGTAGCGGCCGTCGTTGGGCGTCGCCAGGCCCGGGAGGTCGGTACGGGCCGGGAGGGTCACCACGACCGCCGTACCCGCCACGGCGAGGGCGAGGACCAGCCCGACCGCGCCCCGGCGCAGGGCGGTCGCGCGCCGCCGCCGGACGCGCTCGCGGCGCTGCTCCTCGGTCTCGGGCGGCAGGAAGGGTCCGTACTGGTAGGGGGAGGCCCAGACGTCCGCCGCGGCGGCCGGAGCGGCTCCGTCCTCCAGCACGACGGCGCCGGCGGCGAGGTCGGTCGGCGCGGCGGCGGGGTCGGCCGGTGCACCGGCGGCGGGGTCGGTCGGCGCGGCGGCGGGGTCGGCCGTGGCGTTGTGGTCGGTCATGCTGACGCTCCGGGGCTGGCGAGCCGGTCGAGCTGCGCGGTGAAGAGGCTGACGATCTTGTCCTTGGGCAGCTGGGCCACGCCCTGGACGTCCATGACGACCAGCAGGTCGCCCTCGGCGGCCGAGCACTCCAGGTAGTCGATCTGCGCGCCCGGATCGACGGGCATCAGGTAGCAGTGGGCCTCCGGATGTCCGGAGATCTCCGGGCCGGTCCGGAAGAGACCGGTGTCACTGGTGAAGACGGCGGTGTACTCGTTCTCCTTCTGCACCTCCTGCTGGTTGAACTGACGCAGCTTGAGGTCCACCACCAGATCGCCGGCGGACGCCTTGAACGTGCGGATACCGGTGCCCTTGACGTGCAGCGCGTTCCAGGACGCCTTCAGCTGGTCCCGCTTGTCGGCCGGCACGTCCTTGAGGCCCTCGTCCAACTCGGCGGCGAGCTGCTCGGCCGTCAGCTCGGTGTCGTTGCCGTAGCCGTCGTAGTCCGGGCCGAGCACGTAGCCGGCCGGGGCGGGGAGCAGCAGGTCGCGGAGCGAGCCGAAGTGGTTGCCGTTGGACTTGGCACCGTAGGCCGATGCCGAGGGAGCGGGTGCGGCCTTCGCCGCGGCGGCCGGAGCGACCGCGACCGCTGCCGGGGCGTCGTCGTAGCGGACGTGGATGACGCCGACGCCGATGACGACCCCGACCAGCGCGGCCGCCACGATCGCGGCGCCGGCCCGCAGGGCCCGGCCTCCTCCGCGCGGGGGCGCGGGATCGGCGAGGAGCGCCGACGGCGCCAAAAGCTCCTGGCCGTCGGACGCGGTCGCCGGCACGCCGGCCGCCTCGTCGCCGGGAGCACCGGCGGGTACGGCGTCGGGTGCGCTGCCGGGTGCGCTGCCGGGTGCGCTGCCGGGTGCACCGGCCGGTGCGGTCTCCAGGGTGGTCTCCGGTGCGTTGGCCGGTGCGTTGGCCGGTGCGGTGTCCGGTGCGGTGTCCGGTGCGGTGTCCGGCGTGCCCTGCGGCGGAACGCCGGCCCCCTCGGCGGAGGGGGCCGGGCCCACGGTGGTGTCGCTCATGCCAGCCGCTCCCACTGCTTCTTGGCGAGGTCCTTGAGTTCGCCGGCGTCCACCTGCTGCGGGGCGAAGACCTCGATCTCCATGACCACGGTGCCGCGCCGCGCGTGGGCGTAGCCGTAGTAGTACGTTTCCGTGCTCTCGGCCCAGTTGGTGGGCTCGGTCTCGGTCCTGACGCCGCCGTTGGCCCCGTCCGCGAACGGCAGGTCCGCGCCGGCGTCGTTCGCCCGCAGCGTCGCACCGGTGACGCTGTCCGGACCGAACTGGGTCAGGGTCACCCGGTACTTGGTGCCGCCCTTCTGCCACTCGACACCGGCCGCACGGCGGAACCCGCCGTGGCTGAGGCGGACGAACTCCTCGTCCGCGCCGCCGGAGCGGTCCGCGATGTCACCGATGGTGAGCCAGGACGGATCGGTCAGGGTCCTGTCCCAGGCCTCGGTGCCGTCCGGGCGTCCGATCACCAGCTTGCGGAGGTCACCGTCGATGCTCAGCGGCTGGGGTGCCGCGTCGGCCACGGCCTTCGCGTCGGCCACGGCGGCCGGGTAGCCCGGGCGCGCCACCTGGAGCGAGGGCAGCGGCGTCGGCGGACGTTGCGCCTGGATGCCGTACCCGAGGGCGCCGCCCAGCAGGACACCGACCACCAGGGCCGCCGACAGCACCAGCACGAGATCGGGCCGGCGCCGGGCGGCCGGCGCCTCGGCGACGCCGTCCCCGACGGTGGGCTCTCCGGCGGCGAGGAGGTCGACCACCGGACCGGCGTACCCGGCCGACGGGCCGGCCACGGTCGGGTCCGTCCCGTCGGCCGAGGCCGGGGCGGGTGCCGCGGCCGGCGATCCCGGCGCGGCCCACGGGCTGAGCTTGACGGGCGGGGCCGCGGCCAGCGGTGACGGCGGGCCGACCGGCGCCACGGGAGGCACGGGAGGCGCTGCGAGGGGCGGCGGCGGCGTGACGGATGGTGCGGGGGGTGCGGCAGGGGGCGGCACGGTGGGCGACACGTCGCAGGACGCGTCAGGAGACACGTCGGCCGACGACGCCTCCACGGGCTCGGTACTCACGGGATTGCTCCAGGAACTGGGAGGAAAAGGAGGCGGGGCTCAGCCGCCGGAGGACAGCCGGTCGCGCTGACGGCGCATCACGTCGGCGAGCACGGCCTTGTCCGGGTCGCCCTTCACCTGGATCTCGATCTCGAACTCCACATCGCCCTTGCTGGCGATGCCGATCATCTCGCCGGTGTAGGCCTTCTGCTCCGGCTTGAACATGAAGCCGCGAGCGCCCGAAACACCGTCGACGTCGAATGCGTCGCCCTCCGAGTAGGTGGCGTTCTTGACGAAGTCGGAGGCGTGCGAGGCGGACGAGAAACGCATCAGCCGGATCCGGACGTTCGCCTTTCCGTCGGCCGTACGGTAGGTGCGCTCGGCCGCTTCCTTGTACCCGTACGAGTTGAGGATGGACATGATGTCCTTCTGGCCGCCGTATTCGGCGGACAGCTCGTCGTCGGACATCTTGACGCCGTCGGCCGAACCGAACGACTCGCCGTTGTCCGGGATCGGGGCGAAGAAGTACCGCAGGTCACCGCCGTGCGTGCTGCCGTCGACCGTGCCGTGCAGGGTGCTGCTCGGCTTCGGGGCGGGCGGGGGTGGCGGCGTGGGCGTCGGCGTGGCGGTCGGCGTCGGGGACGGCGAGGCGGACGGGGCGGCCGAGGCGCTCGCCGATACGGTCGGCGCGGCGGCCGCCACGGCCGCCGGACGTCCGTCCGGCTTGCCGACCGCCACGGTCACGGCGGTGCTGGTGGCGGTGACGGCGAGCAGCCCCACCGTGGCCAGCGCCACGCCCAGCGCGCGCGGCACCGTCCGGGCGGACGCGGCGGTGGACCCCGGCGCGGACCCCGCGTGGTACGAGGGCCCGGCGTCGGTCGCGGACAGGGGCGCGGACAGGGGCACGGCGTCGGGCGCGGAGACAGGCGCGGCGTCGGTCGCCGCCGACGAGGCTTCGCCGGGGCCGGACTGTAGGTCGGCCGGATCGGCGGACGGCGCGTTTTCGGGCGCGGACAAGGAATCCCCCAGGAATGTGCGGAATGGGCCGCGTGCGGGCCCACAACAGGCCACCCCCGGGGCCTCTCCAGACCGACCGCTACGCGCGTCAGCTGGAATTATGAGAGTTTCCGCCCCCCGCGCCAACAGAGTTAACCCTGACACTTCACACAATGATCAACCAATCGGACATGCCGTGATCGAACCGCAACGCGACCGCACCGGCCGTTCGTCCCCAGCACACCGCGGTGACCGTCGAACGATCCTCCCGGCCGATCCTTCCGACCGACCGCCGCGGCGCCCTCGGCGGCACCGCTCGGCGACACCCTCGGCCTGCGACCCGAAACGGCCCCGCACGGTCTCCCGGGCGGTACCCCCGGACGCGCCGGAGCACCCGACCCGGCGGGGGCGGGTGCTCCGGCGACCGAGCCGCGGTCAGTCCAGTTGTGCGAGGCCCTCGGTGGCGATCCGTTCGAACACGGTGAGGTCGTTCTCGAAGACCGAGTCGGGCACCGGCCAGTGGACGACGAGCTCGGTGATGCCGAGCTCCCGGTAACGGCCCGCCCAGTCGACGAACGCGTCGAGCGAGACGAGCGGCCGCTCCGCCGTCGAACCCTGCAGCAGCACCTTCTCCAGCGTCGCCACGTCCCGGCCCTGCGCCTCGCAGGCGACGGCGAGCTTGGCGAGCTGCGCCTCGATCACGGCCGGCGCCTGCTCGACCGGTACGTCCGCCGGCCCGCGCGCGTCCCCGTACGTGACCCAGCCCTGCCCGTGTTCGGCCGCCAGCCGCAGCCCGCGCGGCCCGGTCGCCGCCACGTAGAACGGAGCCCGTGGCCGCTGCACGCACCCGGGGATGTTCCGCGCCTCGACCGCCGAGTAGTACTGCCCCTCCTCGGTGGTGGCGTCCTGGGTCAGCAGCCTGTCCAGCAGCGGCAGGAACTCCTCGAACCGGTCCGCCCGCTCCTTCGGCGACCACGCCTCCTGCCCCATCGCCGTCGCGTCGAACCCGGCCCCGCCGGCCCCGATCCCGACCGTCAGCCGCCCCTGCGAGACGTCGTCCAGCGAGACGAGTTCCTTGGCCAGGGTCACGGGGTGCCGGAAGTTCGGCGAGGTCACGAGCGTCCCCAGCCGGATCCGCTCGGTCGCCGTCGCGGCAGCGGTCAGCGTCGGAACCGCCCCGAACCAGGGCGCCTCCCGAAAGGACCGCCACGACAGGTGGTCATAGGTGTAGGCCGCATGGAAGCCGAGGTCCTCGGCCCGCCGCCAGATCTTCTGCCCCTCGCTCCACCGGTGGATGGGGAGGATCACTGTGCTCAGTCGCATGACATCGACCCTATGCGTGCACACCGACGGGTGAGATTCGAGCGACCCGCGGCGACGTCACCTGCACGACCGCTAGCGTGGCGCCATGGGTGCACTGGGCAGGGCCGAGCTTGAGGCCATGGTCGACGAGGCCACCGTCGACGCCTACGGCGAGGACGAGCAGCTGA
The sequence above is drawn from the Kitasatospora sp. NBC_00315 genome and encodes:
- a CDS encoding LLM class flavin-dependent oxidoreductase encodes the protein MRLSTVILPIHRWSEGQKIWRRAEDLGFHAAYTYDHLSWRSFREAPWFGAVPTLTAAATATERIRLGTLVTSPNFRHPVTLAKELVSLDDVSQGRLTVGIGAGGAGFDATAMGQEAWSPKERADRFEEFLPLLDRLLTQDATTEEGQYYSAVEARNIPGCVQRPRAPFYVAATGPRGLRLAAEHGQGWVTYGDARGPADVPVEQAPAVIEAQLAKLAVACEAQGRDVATLEKVLLQGSTAERPLVSLDAFVDWAGRYRELGITELVVHWPVPDSVFENDLTVFERIATEGLAQLD
- a CDS encoding ABC transporter ATP-binding protein, giving the protein MSTVIKTDGLTKRFSRVTALDRLTVEVRPGVVGLVGANGAGKSTLIKILLGLAPATSGTGQVLGLDIATEGSAIRERVGYMPEHDCLPPDVSATEFVVHMARMAGLPAAAARERTADTLRHVGLYEERYRPMGGYSTGMKQRVKLAQALVHDPDLVLLDEPTNGLDPVGRDEMLGLIRRVHSDFGISVLVTTHLLGELERTCDHLVVIDGGRLLRSSSTASFTEATQLLAVEVTDHPDDSSLDTGAAVRERLTAAGLTVGAEGTRLLLVGIQDDGTYDTVRDTVADLGLGLVRLEQRRHRVAEIFAADTEPQFTEPQFTEPQATEPQATEPQATEPPSVGPQAARPHAVPGPAAPEGGTADVAAS